Proteins from one Scylla paramamosain isolate STU-SP2022 chromosome 3, ASM3559412v1, whole genome shotgun sequence genomic window:
- the LOC135115800 gene encoding histidine protein methyltransferase 1 homolog isoform X1, whose product MFKFNFNLDCEAESGTEDLETESIEPPLEWLPALRHEITKHHLPSSSDADVIEVTIGTTKIKHLAESCALKKLQEKGNSCNVSSVLEKRTDLVPAVYEGGLTIWECTWDLLQHLADLDICLKDKRVLELGCGAALPAIYCALHGAHITVQDYNEEVVNFITIPNVAVNLYNSTTEEAATSVDVHPSQTLASRATFYSGDWAAVNELLLNQQKCESNKGENITDDANDEGQKFDLILTSETIYNPSCNKKLLDLMTAHLKQDGIILLAAKTHYFGVGGGTQQFANLVKAQDQLQVQSITSNSLGVKREILKMNFKVKQ is encoded by the exons GCACTGAAGACTTGGAAACTGAATCAATAGAGCCTCCACTAGAGTGGCTTCCAGCCCTCAGACATGAAATCACCAAGCACCACTTGCCTTCTTCATCTGATGCTGATGTTATAGAAGTTACCATTGGTACAACAAAA ATCAAGCATTTAGCTGAATCCTGTGCCTTGAAAAAGCTCCAAGAGAAGGGGAATTCTTGCAATGTATCCTCAGTTTTAGAGAAGCGCACAGACCTCGTGCCTGCCGTCTATGAAG GAGGCCTGACAATATGGGAGTGCACATGGGACCTCCTGCAGCATTTGGCAGATCTGGACATCTGTTTAAAAGACAAAAG gGTCCTGGAGTTGGGTTGTGGAGCAGCACTACCAGCAATCTACTGTGCTCTTCATGGGGCTCACATTACTGTACAGGACTAT AATGAAGAGGTTGTCAACTTCATCACCATACCTAATGTTGCAGTGAACCTCTACAACAGCACTACAGAAGAGGCTGCCACTTCCGTAGATGTACATCCTTCCCAGACTTTAGCTTCAAGGGCTACATTCTATTCTGGAGATTGGGCTGCTGTTAATGAATTGTTGTTAAACCAGCAAAAATGTGAGagcaataaaggagaaaatattacAGATGATGCAAATGATGAAGGACAAAAATTTGATCTAATTTTGACCTCAGAAACAATTTACAACCCCAGCTGTAACAAGAAGTTGCTTGACCTTATGACAGCACATCTGAAGCAGGATGGAATCAT ATTACTTGCAGCAAAGACACATTATTTTGGTGTGGGTGGAGGAACACAGCAATTTGCAAACCTTGTAAAGGCTCAAGATCAACTCCAGGTTCAGTCTATCACATCAAACAGCTTGG ggGTTAAAagggaaatacttaagatgaatTTCAAAGTTAAGCAATAA
- the LOC135115800 gene encoding histidine protein methyltransferase 1 homolog isoform X2, with amino-acid sequence MFKFNFNLDCEAESGTEDLETESIEPPLEWLPALRHEITKHHLPSSSDADVIEVTIGTTKIKHLAESCALKKLQEKGNSCNVSSVLEKRTDLVPAVYEGGLTIWECTWDLLQHLADLDICLKDKRVLELGCGAALPAIYCALHGAHITVQDYNEEVVNFITIPNVAVNLYNSTTEEAATSVDVHPSQTLASRATFYSGDWAAVNELLLNQQKCESNKGENITDDANDEGQKFDLILTSETIYNPSCNKKLLDLMTAHLKQDGIIKDTLFWCGWRNTAICKPCKGSRSTPGSVYHIKQLGG; translated from the exons GCACTGAAGACTTGGAAACTGAATCAATAGAGCCTCCACTAGAGTGGCTTCCAGCCCTCAGACATGAAATCACCAAGCACCACTTGCCTTCTTCATCTGATGCTGATGTTATAGAAGTTACCATTGGTACAACAAAA ATCAAGCATTTAGCTGAATCCTGTGCCTTGAAAAAGCTCCAAGAGAAGGGGAATTCTTGCAATGTATCCTCAGTTTTAGAGAAGCGCACAGACCTCGTGCCTGCCGTCTATGAAG GAGGCCTGACAATATGGGAGTGCACATGGGACCTCCTGCAGCATTTGGCAGATCTGGACATCTGTTTAAAAGACAAAAG gGTCCTGGAGTTGGGTTGTGGAGCAGCACTACCAGCAATCTACTGTGCTCTTCATGGGGCTCACATTACTGTACAGGACTAT AATGAAGAGGTTGTCAACTTCATCACCATACCTAATGTTGCAGTGAACCTCTACAACAGCACTACAGAAGAGGCTGCCACTTCCGTAGATGTACATCCTTCCCAGACTTTAGCTTCAAGGGCTACATTCTATTCTGGAGATTGGGCTGCTGTTAATGAATTGTTGTTAAACCAGCAAAAATGTGAGagcaataaaggagaaaatattacAGATGATGCAAATGATGAAGGACAAAAATTTGATCTAATTTTGACCTCAGAAACAATTTACAACCCCAGCTGTAACAAGAAGTTGCTTGACCTTATGACAGCACATCTGAAGCAGGATGGAATCAT CAAAGACACATTATTTTGGTGTGGGTGGAGGAACACAGCAATTTGCAAACCTTGTAAAGGCTCAAGATCAACTCCAGGTTCAGTCTATCACATCAAACAGCTTGG ggGTTAA